A single genomic interval of Drosophila virilis strain 15010-1051.87 chromosome 2, Dvir_AGI_RSII-ME, whole genome shotgun sequence harbors:
- the LOC6633047 gene encoding zinc finger protein weckle — MKKLRNKKGTERYWLDWCRLCANDDASINVRQKDVYMRIISKCFDIEIGLEEPQLGAMLCSECYALIGELLNFAENVNKVQPIFELLRHTEPNEQLDVHALRQQYGLPEKFSSDHSYKTEPEDLEELSSREGSLDDSSQLFYQDVDSDPQLGLSVSPTPEKRTRGRPKGSKKLQYDEAAESNEHQEAIEDFEIEASTDLHEDPSSSHEESIEQELVQNHIWLEDYSMEENKTTPNSAIKRKRGRPKQSVKTEVHDEWEVSKEELDFLTPTFKRKSTDEPNQLIAKDQSADRDELFNPNESAQSTSKRKRGRPRKHESIILHNKNNSKCKNVALARLLLASPVPEAETLSAGAVRNSYLNDSQIRKNPVTCNVCHKELSSENGLKYHIERVHMKKKPFVCDVCGKRVRTVSELKEHMLVHTEDRPFVCPLCNAAFKNRKRLNIHSQTHGEPSYECEICGKKLQTRAIWNKHKSVHTNERRFKCSICGTATKNSTALKIHLLSHTGLRPYTCKYCNKDFASGANCRDHKIRKHPIEYEQDDDKSCRIQSVPTLDELRALAAGMEKGERLRKPKTMKIE, encoded by the exons atgaaaaaattaagaaataaaaaaggtACGGAACGGTACTGGTTGGACTGGTGTCGCCTATGCGCCAACGACGATGCGTCCATCAATGTGCGTCAAAAAGATGTATATATGCGTATTATAAGCAAGTGTTTTGATATCGAG ATAGGTCTCGAAGAGCCCCAATTGGGTGCCATGCTGTGCAGCGAGTGCTACGCCTTAATAGGCGAACTGCTGAACTTTGCAGAAAATGTCAATAAGGTGCAGCCCATCTTTGAGCTGTTGCGCCACACCGAGCCCAACGAGCAATTGGATGTGCATGCACTGCGCCAACAATATGGTCTACCGGAAAAATTCTCATCAGATCATAGCTACAAAACGGAACCAGAAGATTTGGAAGAATTGAGCAGTCGGGAAGGCAGCTTAGATGATAGCAGTCAACTATTTTACCAAGATGTTGATAGTGATCCTCAACTTGGTTTGAGCGTATCACCAACTCCGGAAAAGAGAACACGTGGACGGCCTAAGGGCTCAAAGAAGCTGCAATACGATGAAGCTGCAGAATCAAATGAGCATCAAGAAGCTATAGAAGATTTCGAAATTGAAGCTTCCACGGACTTACACGAGGATCCATCAAGTAGCCATGAAGAGAGCATTGAGCAAGAACTGGTACAAAATCACATTTGGCTGGAAGATTATTCCATGGAAGAGAATAAGACTACTCCGAATAGTgctataaaaagaaaacgtgGTCGACCCAAACAATCGGTTAAAACTGAGGTACACGACGAATGGGAGGTATCAAAAGAGGAGCTCGACTTTTTAACGCCAACctttaaaagaaaatcaactGACGAGCCAAATCAATTGATTGCCAAGGATCAGAGCGCCGATAGAGATGAACTCTTCAATCCCAATGAATCCGCACAAAGTACCAGTAAAAGAAAACGTGGACGTCCCAGAAAGCATGAAAGTATTATCttgcacaacaaaaacaattcgaAATGTAAAAATGTCGCACTAGCCAGACTTTTACTCGCATCTCCAGTGCCCGAAGCTGAAACATTATCAGCAGGAGCTGTGAGGAATAGTTACCTCAACGACAGTCAAATCAGGAAAAATCCTGTCACTTGTAATGTTTGCCACAAAGAGCTATCATCGGAGAATGGACTTAAGTATCATATAGAGCGCGTGCATATGAAAAAGAAGCCCTTCGTCTGTGATGTCTGCGGTAAACGTGTCCGAACAGTTTCAGAGCTGAAAGAGCACATGCTTGTGCATACCGAGGATCGGCCCTTTGTGTGTCCATTGTGCAATGCGGCCTTTAAAAATAGAAAGCGACTCAAT ATACACAGCCAAACACACGGCGAGCCCAGTTACGAGTGTGAGATCTGCGGCAAGAAATTGCAGACGCGTGCCATTTGGAATAAGCATAAAAGTGTTCACACTAACGAGCGCCGGTTCAAGTGCAGCATTTGTGGTACCGCGACAAAAAATTCAACGGCGCTGAAAATTCACCTGTTGAGTCATACGGGATTGCGGCCATATACGTGCAAGTACTGCAATAAGGACTTTGCCAGCGGTGCCAATTGCAGGGATCACAAAATAAGGAAACATCCTATAGAATATGAACAGGATGATGATAAATCATGTCGTATACAAAGTGTGCCCACGTTGGATGAGTTGCGTGCCTT AGCTGCGGGCATGGAGAAAGGTGAGCGGCTGCGTAAACCTAAAACtatgaaaattgaataa
- the LOC6633088 gene encoding zinc finger protein weckle, which translates to MAEHCEAAIGDSHWLNWCRLCAKDDARGNVKIYTSANENTWNSILVMAIRKYFDVHMQLEDALGGVLCKECYTLVSELIDFAEHVTKVQAIFEVLRLSEPNKQLDMEALRQQYGLREGDWTHIIKPVSELENNTAKQISADIKTISAELPNRKLVDLDNGLDGELPKREFVDLGAGLESEVTKPLQNDEEMIVSHLPIEEIEAHDNPIRPRTRRKISKLPKTYLPEKTVRKRKVKWKDEPKVDKSGSKAGKGQRVLPEHTEEGLENSSPSLDANLEYLPDVAAPPTSSVRPGDNLANSDREDVESENENSDIPSKRSNMKCKWCGKMYHNPASYQKHLRVVCRKIEQRPRMDKNTFCELCNKTLSSPAALRLHKEGMHENAKPYVCDHCGKQLKTITALNEHKLVHTEDRPFTCSICKAGFKNRARLKVHYQIHEEPSYVCNICGKKLQTRRTWNMHKLVHSEERKFKCDVCGALFKRSKTLKSHLLSHTGLRPYVCKYCGQTFACNANCRAHKLKKHPLELKKEEGEAMSSRLSVPTLEELRVMSQKIPKLEPDTSN; encoded by the exons ATGGCGGAACACTGTGAGGCTGCGATTGGCGATAGCCATTGGCTAAATTGGTGTCGCCTCTGCGCCAAGGACGATGCACGGGGCAACGTCAAAATATACACAAGTGCCAATGAGAACACTTGGAACAGTATCCTGGTGATGGCCATTAGGAAATATTTCGATGTGCAT ATGCAACTGGAGGACGCGCTTGGCGGCGTGCTCTGCAAAGAGTGCTATACATTAGTTAGCGAGCTAATTGACTTTGCCGAACATGTCACCAAAGTTCAGGCCATATTTGAGGTGTTGCGGCTCTCGGAGCCCAATAAGCAGCTCGATATGGAAGCGCTCCGGCAGCAGTATGGACTTCGTGAAGGTGACTGGACGCACATAATTAAACCGGTTTCGGAATTGGAGAACAATACAGCAAAGCAAATTAGCGCTGATATAAAGACAATATCCGCGGAGCTACCAAATCGGAAGCTTGTAGATTTAGACAATGGCTTGGACGGCGAGCTGCCAAAGCGGGAGTTTGTAGATTTGGGCGCCGGCTTGGAATCGGAGGTAACAAAACCGCTGCAAAACGACGAAGAAATGATTGTCAGTCACTTGCCCATTGAAGAAATTGAAGCTCATGATAATCCCATTAGGCCGCGAACTAGacgaaaaatttcaaaattaccCAAAACTTATTTACCCGAAAAAACAGTGAGGAAACGAAAAGTGAAATGGAAAGACGAGCCAAAGGTAGACAAGAGCGGCAGTAAGGCTGGAAAAGGCCAACGAGTTCTACCGGAACACACTGAAGAAGGGCTTGAAAATAGCTCTCCAAGCCTTGATGCTAACTTGGAGTATCTACCAGATGTAGCTGCTCCCCCTACAAGCAGCGTAAGGCCTGGGGATAATTTAGCCAACAGCGATAGGGAGGATGTTGAATcggaaaatgaaaattcagATATTCCCTCGAAGCGCAGCAACATGAAGTGCAAATGGTGCGGTAAAATGTATCACAATCCAGCCTCATATCAAAAGCATCTTAGAGTTGTTTGTCGCAAAATCGAACAGCGGCCAAGGATGGATAAGAACACATTCTGTGAGCTCTGCAACAAAACGTTGTCCTCGCCTGCAGCACTAAGGTTGCACAAGGAGGGCATGCACGAAAATGCCAAGCCATATGTGTGCGACCACTGCGGCAAGCAGCTGAAGACCATTACGGCACTCAACGAGCACAAGCTGGTGCATACGGAAGATCGTCCGTTTACCTGTTCGATATGCAAGGCTGGCTTCAAGAACAGAGCTCGACTGAAGGTGCACTATCAGATACACGAGGAGCCCAGCTATGTGTGCAACATTTGTGGCAAAAAGCTGCAGACTCGCCGCACATGGAACATGCACAAACTGGTGCACAGTGAGGAGCGCAAATTCAAGTGTGATGTTTGCGGTGCACTCTTCAAACGCTCCAAAACACTCAAGTCGCACCTGCTTAGCCACACGGGACTGCGTCCCTACGTCTGCAAATACTGCGGCCAAACATTTGcctgcaatgcaaattgccgCGCTCACAAGCTGAAGAAGCACCCGCTGGAGCTCAAAAAGGAGGAGGGCGAGGCCATGTCCTCGCGTCTCAGTGTTCCCACTCTGGAGGAGCTACGTGTCAT GTCCCAAAAAATACCCAAACTGGAACCGGATACATCCAACTAA